A stretch of DNA from Natrinema halophilum:
GCCACGTGAATCCGGTCGTCGTCGTTGCCGGTGTACTGACTCTTGCCGGCAAACTGGTGGGCGCTCTGATCGCGACAGGCCGCGGCCGTCGCGTTCGCAGTGACGAGACACCGATCGAACGCGTCGAGCGCCGCGTCGTATTTGAGATAGATACCCTCACCCGCGCTCTCGCGGATCGTACATCGCTCGAAGGCGGCACGAGCGTCGAGCAACTCGATACCTGCCTTCCGTACGCTGTGGTGGCTCCGGCTCGCACCCGCGTACTCGACGATGACGTGTCGCAATTTGTTGTCGAGATTGTTCGACCCGTAGAAGACCAGTCCGCCCCAGTATCCTCGCGTCTCCTGTTCCCCGGTCATCCGAATCGGAGCCTCGCACGTCCCCTGTGCGGTCAGACTCGATCCCTCTCTGACCTGCAGTGACGAGCCGCTCGCGAACGTGACGGTCGTTCCCGGCCGGATCGCCAGGTTCGCACCGTTGCGGACCCAGATCTCGGTGGTCACGTGGTAGTTCGAACACTCCTCGCCCCACACCGTATCGCTCGAGAGGCTGGCCGAAACCTCGACGGCGTCGCAATCCGTGTCGAGTTCGCCCGTGGGACACGCTCCGTAAGTCGGTTCGTCGCCGCCGGTATCGGCCGAGTCGTCGGACTCGGGGTCAGCGTCGGTATCGGAGGCGTCGTCCGGCGTTTGCTCCCCCTCAGACGACGAGAGTGCACGTTCCGAACAGCCGGCGATTGCGCCAGTGATCGATGCTGTGCCGAACGCCCGCAAGAGCGATCGGCGACTGGTTGGGTCGTTGGTTCCTGTCATGGTATGTCGTTGTCCGACGCGAATCTCCGTGCGAACGCCAAGAGCCGAAAACCGACTGAAATCCGCCGCGTTCGTCCACTTTTCGCGTCCTGATTCACTCTCCCACTACGGCAGGATATACTCTCCTCGTGAACTCAGTTCACGTCGTGAACGTTCGTGTACCTGTTCACGCGGTGACCTATTACGACCGCTTTCGTGGTGTGAACTTCGTGCACCGACCTCTCCGAACGTTCGAGTGACATGATCGCGAAACAGGCAGGGTGGTGGCGACGGCTAACTGCGTGGTATTCACTCACGCAAACGTGACTTTCCGGCGCTCGGACGGGGGAAGACGACGAATTCCGGCGAGGACGAAACACTACCCTTTTGACCCCGCTGGCGGTATTGGGGTGTATATGGGCCGACGCAAGAAGATCGTCCAAGAGTGTGAACGGCTGATGGACGAACCGGAGAACATCCGGAACATCGCCATCGCCGCTCACGTCGATCACGGAAAAACGACACTTTCTGACAATCTCCTCGCCGGTGCCGGCATGATCTCCGACGAGACCGCCGGCGAACAGCTCGCGATGGACACGGAAGAAGACGAGCAGGAACGCGGGATCACCATCGACGCGGCGAACGTTTCGATGACCCACGAGTACGAGGGGACCAACCACCTCATCAACCTCATCGACACGCCAGGCCACGTCGACTTCGGTGGCGACGTCACCCGAGCGATGCGCGCCGTCGACGGTGCACTGGTGGTCGTCGACGCCGTCGAAGGGGCGATGCCCCAGACGGAGACGGTGCTGCGCCAGGCACTCCGCGAAGGCGTCAAACCGACCCTGTTCATCAACAAGGTCGACCGCCTCATCTCCGAACTGCAGGAGGGACCGGAAGAAATGCAACAGCGGCTTCTCTCGGTCATCCACGACGTCAACGAACTCATCCGCGGCATGACCGAGGAGCGAGACGACGTCGACGACTGGACCGTTTCCGTCGAGGACGGTACCGTCGGCTTCGGCTCCGCGCTCTACAAGTGGGGCGTCTCGATGCCGTCGATGCAGCGAACCGGCATGGATTTCGGCGACATCATGGAACTCGAGCGATCGGACAAGCGCCAGGAACTCCACGAGCGGACGCCGCTCTCGGACGTCGTTCTGGACATGGTCTGTGAGCACTTCCCGAACCCCGTCGACGCCCAGCCTCGGCGTATTCCTCGTATCTGGCGCGGTGACGACGAGTCGGATCTCGCAGAATCGATGCGCCTTGTCGACGAGGACGGCGACGTCGTCTTCATGGTCACCGACATCGCGATGGACCCCCACGCCGGCGAAGTCGCGTCCGGTCGCGTGTTCTCTGGGACGCTCGAGAAGGGCCAGGAGCTGTACGTCTCCGGGACCGCGGGCAAGAATCGTGTCCAGAGCGTCGGCATCTACATGGGTGGCGAGCGCGAGGAAGTCGAGGAAGTTCCCGCCGGGAACATCGCCGCGGTCACCGGCCTCAAGGACGCCATCGCCGGCTCGACCGTTTCCAGCGTCGAGATGACTCCGTTCGAGTCGATCGAACACATCTCCGAACCGGTCATCACGAAGAGCGTGGAGGCCCAGAGCATGGACGACCTGCCGAAACTCATCGAGACCCTCCGGCAAGTGTCCAAGGAGGACCCCACCATCCAGATTACGATCAACGAGGACACCGGCGAACACCTCATCTCCGGACAGGGTGAACTCCACCTCGAAGTCATCACTCAGCGTATCGAGAAGAACCAGGGTATCCCGGTCAACACCGGCGAACCGATCGTCGTCTTCCGCGAGGCCATCCAGCGTTCCAGCGACCAGGTCGAGGGTATCTCGCCTAACCGCCACAACCGCTTCTACATCTCCGTCGATCCGCTGTCGGACGAAATCGTCGAGACGATCAAGAAAGGCGAGGCTTCGATGGACATGCCCGAGCAGGAACGCCGCGAGGCGCTGCAGGAAGCCGGCATGGACAAAGACGACTCCCAGGAGGTCGAGCACATCCACGGCTCGAACATTCTGCTCGATCAGACGAAGGGTATCCAGCACCTAAACGAGACGATGGAGCTGTTCATCGAGGGGCTCGATGAGGCCCTCGATAACGGTCCGCTGGCAAACGAGCCGGTCCAGGGAACGCTCGTCCGATTGCACGACGCCAAACTCCACGAGGACACCATCCACCGCGGTCCGGCACAGGTTATTCCCGCGACCCGCGAGGCCGTCCACAAGTCGCTTATCGACGGCCAGATCAAGATGCTCGAGCCGATGCAGGACGTCCGCATCGACGTGCCGAACGACCACATGGGCGCTGCCTCCGGCGAGATTCAGGGTCGCCGTGGCCGCGTCGACGACATGTACCAGGAAGGCGACCTCATGGTCGTCGAGGGGATCGCACCCGTCGGCGAAATGATCGGCTTCGCGAGCGACATCCGCTCTGCGACCGAGGGTCGTGCCTCCTGGAACACCGAAAATGCCGGCTTCGAGGTCATGTCCGACTCGCTCCAGCGCGAGAAGATCATGGAGATCCGCGAGCGCAAGGGCATGAAACTCGAGTTGCCGCCTGCGGTCGACTACATCTAAGCACCTTTTTACTGCGGGTTTTCGCTCGCGTCGCTCGCTCAAACCGCTTGTAAAAATCTGCCCCAAAAAAGCCGCTCGCGTCTTCGACGCTCGCGGTACAATACCTGGACTGCCAGTCCAAATTATCGCCTGACGTTTGTCTTTGGACGTTCAAATCCCACGCGACCATGGCTCGAGAGCCGGAACCGGAACGTCTCGTGGGAATACTTTCACCGGACGAGGTCGAAGACGCACGAAACGCAGCCGAGCGGTTCGGCGGCCGTGATGAAGCCAGATTCCGGCGGGCGCGAAACGCGTTCGAATAGTGAGCTACCGCTGTTCAGTTTCCGTTTGTTACTCCCGCTCGCCGGCTCCCAACGCGCTCTCGCCGACCTTCTCGTGTCCCTCTATGACTTCTTTGTCGCCCATGTACGGCCGCAGGGGCTCGGGGATGGTCACCGTCCCGTCCTCGTTCTGGTAGTACTCGAGGACGGCGACCATGACCCGCGGGATCGCCAGCCCGGATGCGTTCAGGGTGTGCAGGTACTCGGCCGATTCGTGGCGCTCGGGACGGTAGCGAAGGCCGGCGCGGCGGGCCTGGAAATCCTCGAAGTTCGATGCCGAGGAGACCTCGAGCCAGCGGCCGCCGTCCTCGGGGCCGTCGTCCATGTCGTCGCCGGGGGCCCAGACTTCGATGTCGTAGGTTTTGGCGCTGGCGAAGGTCAGATCGCCGGTACAGAGTTCGAGGATGCGGTACGGAAGACCGAGCTGTTTGAGAACTTCTTCGGCCTCCTCGAGGAGGGTCTCGAGGCGGTCGTAACTGTCCTCGGGCTCGACGAAGTTGACGAGTTCGACCTT
This window harbors:
- a CDS encoding elongation factor EF-2, whose protein sequence is MGRRKKIVQECERLMDEPENIRNIAIAAHVDHGKTTLSDNLLAGAGMISDETAGEQLAMDTEEDEQERGITIDAANVSMTHEYEGTNHLINLIDTPGHVDFGGDVTRAMRAVDGALVVVDAVEGAMPQTETVLRQALREGVKPTLFINKVDRLISELQEGPEEMQQRLLSVIHDVNELIRGMTEERDDVDDWTVSVEDGTVGFGSALYKWGVSMPSMQRTGMDFGDIMELERSDKRQELHERTPLSDVVLDMVCEHFPNPVDAQPRRIPRIWRGDDESDLAESMRLVDEDGDVVFMVTDIAMDPHAGEVASGRVFSGTLEKGQELYVSGTAGKNRVQSVGIYMGGEREEVEEVPAGNIAAVTGLKDAIAGSTVSSVEMTPFESIEHISEPVITKSVEAQSMDDLPKLIETLRQVSKEDPTIQITINEDTGEHLISGQGELHLEVITQRIEKNQGIPVNTGEPIVVFREAIQRSSDQVEGISPNRHNRFYISVDPLSDEIVETIKKGEASMDMPEQERREALQEAGMDKDDSQEVEHIHGSNILLDQTKGIQHLNETMELFIEGLDEALDNGPLANEPVQGTLVRLHDAKLHEDTIHRGPAQVIPATREAVHKSLIDGQIKMLEPMQDVRIDVPNDHMGAASGEIQGRRGRVDDMYQEGDLMVVEGIAPVGEMIGFASDIRSATEGRASWNTENAGFEVMSDSLQREKIMEIRERKGMKLELPPAVDYI